GGCTTTTGCTTGAGCTCTTGGGAATAAGATCTTCCTCCCTTTCTTACTGGATGTGAAGGAGGACACACCTAATCCATTGAGCTGCTGGCAGCCTCCCTGTGACCACATGGAGGAGGAAGTGGAGTGGGGTAAGCCCGGCAACATCATGTGAGACCTTGAATCAGGCTGTGGAGTTGGGGGATGCTTCCTCCCATGGCTTCTGTGCCTTCTGTGGAAAGAAAGCCCCTTGAACAGAGGACTCCTGGCTTCTCCCTGTCCTCAGGACTTCCTCTCCTGCTGGGATTAATCTGACTGGTCTGTTTGGGAAGAATGAACTGGGCATTGTCACCAGGTCTGCCTCATTCACAGGGGGCACATATGTCCCTTTGCTCCTCTAGGAGAGGAATTTATTTATAGACAGACCTAGTTTGGTCCAGTGTTGCTCGTGCAAGGGGGCAGAAGTCTAATTCTGGAGTTTGCAATTAGAAAGTGCACTTGCCTGCAAAAATAAGGCACATCTCTCAACCTGGTTATCGTATCAGTAGCAAAGGCCTTGTCTTTCTTAGTTCTTTGGTGATTTCTTCTTATTTCACACTTTAGGCAAGGAGAGAGGGTGATCTTCAGTGGGCCCCTCAGAGGTGCCATCATAGGCCATACTTGCAAATGTCTCTTGGCTGTTCAGTTGCTTTGAGCTTCTTCCCTCTCCTTATTCTGCTTCTCAATTTATCCatactattttaaaatctaaagaaTCTTAAAATCTTGCCTGATATGAGAATGAAATTGAAGTTCTGCTACCATGAAGGCGTAGGTGATAAGGTCAGGAATAATGTAGGTCACCTCATTTGGACCCCCAAACTGCCCTGGCCTAGCAGACTTTCAGATTATTACTATGAGCTGAAGAATTtggataaaaggaaaaagaaaaaaggtggaaTCATGATCTTAAGAGAATGTGTTGACAAACATTTATTGCCTATATTAAGGATTATTGCTCATTGCAGGATTCTCTCACATGCAGTGGCCACAGGCGTACATTCCAGGACACCTAGTCACTGCTGCAGCTTTTGTTCAAAATTTTGTACTGTTCAAACCAGGGTACAGCAAACACTGAGAAGAAGCAGTTGACttgctaaaacaaaaaacaaaggcaatattttaaaagatgcaagGTGAAAtttaaaaggagaaggaagagaattaAGACACGAAGATGGAGAAAAGGCCACCACCTTCTCCACCCCTACAATCCTATTTGACCACAAACAGAAGGACATTTTCTGGAATGATCCCAGCAATGTTACTATCAAGCGGCTGAactcaaaataaatatcaaacaagatatttagaaataaagtGTCTGCGCAGCCCATATTCACCATGGGTACTgctgattctttttttccctcttcatttttactcatttttttaaacttcacttCTTCCCTTACTTGTCCTCTCTTGGCTCCATTTATTCATCCACCCGTTCTTCCAACCATCTATCTATCCCTCCATTCATCTACCCAtatgtccatccatccatttgtccatcTATTTATCCTTCAATCCATcccccatccatccatttacccatctgtccacccatcaacccattcatccatccttccattcatCCCTCATCCATCTCCATTCATTCTTCCATTTATCcctccttccatccacccatccatctttACTTCCTGACTTTGCTTCCTCTCCCTCAGTGCATGCAGCCTTGCTTCATTtcttcatccatctgtccattgcACCATCTCCCGCAGATGGGCCAGTGCCAGGTGGGATGAAGGCCTGTTGGAGCTGGAGCTGCCTTCGGGGGTGGTGGCTTCCCAGCAGAGCACACGCATGCAAGTTTGTGCCCCTCACCAACCCTCACCCACCAGTCGAATCATTTCTGCACTTGTttcctcacctcctcctccccctggATGAACACAGCTGGATGAAATGAGAGAGGACAGGAGCCCAGCACTTGTGCGGCCTTGTCATGTTGACTCTGAGGTATTCAGTCAGTGCACctgccaggtccctcccataGGCTGCTCTAATATTAGGAATTGTCTGCTTCCCTCGCCCCAGAGTGCACCCCTGCAGCTCGGCCACCTCAACTCCTCTCTGTGGACATGTTCAGCCTCCTCACACTCACTCCTTCCAGCAACAAAGGAGCAGCATCCCAGCCGTCTCCACCTTTGCTTTCCCTTTCTGAGGAAGGAGGTGTTACCCATGCATTCTTTTCAAGCCAGCTTGAGTAAATTCCAATTAATTCTTCCCAATTCATTCTAAAGCCACAGAAAAACCTCACTGAAAAGGACTTCTGTCTACGTTAAGGTGCTTTTACCCAATACCTTGTGAAGCTCCCCTTCCTGGGGGACACAGTTCGTGGTCTCTGGCTTTTGGCAGGTGGTCCGCTGCATTTCCACGTTCAGGTGATACTCCAGGTGGTCAGTGATCTGCGGGCAGCAGGCGTGGGAGAGGAACAGCTTGTCTCCTTCTCCGCTGTCTGTGGTTTCTGTGCCTGGGAGCTCCGCTACCCTATGTCCAAGGGCAAGGAGCTGGTCCTGGGTGGATTAGCGggctcctctctcctctttctatTTGACTCGTGATTGTTTTTGTCATTCCAAGAGAATTAACCAGAAACCACCAGAAACATGATCTTTCCCCCGGGCAAATCTATCCCTTGGATAACGCAAGTGACGCTAGTGGTTCTGGATAGGGGTCTGTAAACTTTTTCCGTAAAGGGCTACATAGTAAACATCTTAGGTATTATTGACCATGCGGTCTCTGTAACTACTCAGTTCAGCGTGAGTGTGGCAGCAGCAAGCAGTGGCAGACAAAGCACGGGAATGCTCATGGCTAGGTCACAAGAACACAACTTACAAAAGTGGGCAGCAGGCAGATTTGGCCCTTGGGATGTAATGTGCTGAGGATCCCTGGTCCTGGGTTTTGTTTAAGTGCCTTAACTTTATCACCCTAGTGAATTTATGCTTCTCTTAAAGTGCTCACTTCAAACTAAGCAAGGTTGAATTTCCCTTAAGTGGGACTATTCCTGACACCAGTGGCCACCCGATGTGGGCGTGTCAGGCCTGGGGAGAGGCTGGAAGTCATACACTCACCTGCCTCTGGACTTTAAGGACTCGGAAGATCCTGAAGCGGTACTTGTCATCACTTTCCTTGTTATACTGGTCGGTGATCCACTGCAAGCTGTCCTTCGCATGGTTTTCTACTGCCGTTACTTCACGGACGCTTAGAAAGGTTTTCTTCCTTGCTTGGTAGGGGGGGGCCATCAGAGTCAATAGAATGGCCAGCAGGAGCTGTAGGGCCTGCCAGGGCTCAGCCATCATCCTTCAGCTGCAGAGGAACAGGAAGAGTCCTCTTTGCACTCCTCAGGGACAAGTCGAATCACACTGACCATACCTGCCCTGGCAGGATTTAAGAGCAGCTGGTGGTGGACACCCAcagctctcctctcctcctcctccctcttcatcAGCAGCTGAACTCGAGGGGAGAGCAGCAAGAGACTGTGCAATGGTTTTTGCATAAGttcatgccacacacacacaggctaacacacacattttctcttttgaggGGCTGCTCCCTCAGCAACACACAGGCTTCTGTGGGCCCAGCATTATCTTGGTGAGAGCCAGGCCAGGGCCCCTGGGAGTCCTGGAGGATGGTACCTGCTGGAAACACGCGGAGACTGAATGCCAGGACTGGCACATGCATAGGTGAGCAGTGGAGGATGGGCACTGTGGGGAGGGGCCGCCTGCACCGGAAGCCACTCTCCCCCAACCTGGTTCCTGGAGACGAGTTCTGGAAAATCCCCTCCCTTAGAGGACAAAGGAGCAGAGGCACCCTACAGAAAGGTGTGAAGGGAGGGAGAGTCAACTCTGACACGGACGATTCCCCAGTACTGCCAAGTCCTAGAGTAGCCTCTGCTGGACTTGGATGTTTTGGAGGAGGAGGCAGTGGGGAGGAAGCTTCAGGTGTGAGACACAGGAAGCTTTCTGGTTGGACATACTGGTCTCCTAAAGGTCCCATCCTGGGGACCTGATGGGAGTCCCCAGACTTGGTGGCCAGTTAGAGAAGGAAGAAGCCACTGCTGGGTGGAGGCTGGAGCTTGTGTCCCACGGCACACAGAATGCAGGCTTGGTGCGGTTGTGTTCGATTCCTAGAAGGCC
This window of the Pongo abelii isolate AG06213 chromosome 21, NHGRI_mPonAbe1-v2.0_pri, whole genome shotgun sequence genome carries:
- the CST11 gene encoding cystatin-11 isoform X1, giving the protein MMAEPWQALQLLLAILLTLMAPPYQARKKTFLSVREVTAVENHAKDSLQWITDQYNKESDDKYRFRIFRVLKVQRQITDHLEYHLNVEMQRTTCQKPETTNCVPQEGELHKQVNCFFSVFAVPWFEQYKILNKSCSSD
- the CST11 gene encoding cystatin-11 isoform X2, whose amino-acid sequence is MMAEPWQALQLLLAILLTLMAPPYQARKKTFLSVREVTAVENHAKDSLQWITDQYNKESDDKYRFRIFRVLKVQRQQVNCFFSVFAVPWFEQYKILNKSCSSD